A genomic stretch from Patagioenas fasciata isolate bPatFas1 chromosome 10, bPatFas1.hap1, whole genome shotgun sequence includes:
- the LOC136105589 gene encoding 2-epi-5-epi-valiolone synthase-like produces the protein MPGDLEPLKSTSKAPGYRRSLNWEILPFGTMPVSDETFALVAPATMPQKPRQTDFQLVRVKNTWYRIKKGEALSDCKDEITLSEAKIGECVSEGGISWTIEAPIYFCYKVVETYNILDPSNTTLLWGHITDPQQLELATSGKRKLRRFIVIDEVVDELYGSKVREYFEENNVQHKILALPTTEETKSMDLVLNILQEVQSFSIDRRTEPIIAIGGGVCLDIVGLAASLYRRRTPYIRIPTTLLSYVDASVGAKNGVNFLQCKNKLGGYTPPVASFLDRSFIQSIPRRHISNGLGEILKMALMKHKGLFDLLKSHGKYLLDTKFQSYSGSADHGDAALQTTRIAIETMLEELAPNLWEDDLDRLVDFGHLISPELEMRVLPSLMHGEAVNIDMAFMTYVAYARGLITAEEKEQIIQCMKGLELPVWHRGCSWALIKRALTERLKHSGGQTRMPLPTGLGVAEIFNDTSEETLERAYKLWVRDCRTVLEEEPAAF, from the exons ATGCCTGGTGACCTGGAGCCTTTAAAAAGCACCTCGAAGGCACCCGGTTACAGGAGATCTCTTAACTGGGAGATTTTACCCTTTGGAACCATGCCAGTGTCGGATGAGACCTTTGCTCTGGTGGCCCCGGCCACCATGCCCCAGAAGCCCCGTCAGACAGACTTCCAGCTGGTGCGAGTCAAGAACACATGGTACCGCATCAAGAAAGGAGAAGCTCTTTCTGACTGCAAGGATGAGATAACTCTCTCTGAAGCAAAAAT TGGTGAATGTGTCTCTGAAGGTGGGATTTCCTGGACAATTGAAGCTCCCATCTATTTTTGCTACAAAGTGGTAGAAACATACAATATTCTGGATCCTTCTAACACTACTCTGCTCTGGGGTCACATCACTGACCCCCAGCAACTAGAGCTAGCCACTAGTGGCAAAAGGAAGTTGAGGCGCTTTATTGTCATAGATGAAGTCGTTGATGAACTTTATGGCTCCAAAGTCAGAGAGTACTTTGAAGAGAATAACGTTCAGCACAAAATCCTCGCCCTGCCTACCACTGAGGAAACAAAATCCATGGACCTGGTCTTGAACATCCTACAAGAAGTCCAGAGCTTCAGCATCGACAGGCGAACTGAGCCCATCATCGCCATCGGAGGAGGCGTCTGCCTGGACATCGTAGGACTAGCTGCGTCACTCTATAGAAGACGTACTCCTTACATTCGGATCCCAACAACCCTCCTCTCTTATGTTGACGCCAGCGTGGGGGCGAAGAATGGGGTGAACTTCCTGCAGTGTAAGAACAAGCTTGGGGGCTACACGCCCCCAGTAGCTAGTTTCCTGGATAGATCCTTCATTCAGAGCATCCCTCGGCGACACATCTCCAATGGCCTTGGTGAAATTTTAAAG ATGGCACTCAtgaaacacaaagggctgtttGACCTGCTCAAGAGTCATGGGAAATATCTGCTGGACACCAAGTTCCAGTCTTACAGTGGCTCTGCTGACCACGGAGACGCTGCACTGCAGACTACCAGGATTGCCATTGAAACCATGTTGGAAGAGCTGGCTCCCAATCTCTGGGAGGATGACCTGGACAGACTGGTTGATTTTGGTCACCTTATAAGCCCAGAGCTGGAAATG AGGGTTTTGCCATCACTGATGCACGGAGAAGCAGTGAACATCGACATGGCATTCATGACATACGTTGCCTATGCACGGGGGCTCATCACTGCCGAGGAGAAGGAGCAGATCATCCAGTGCATGAAGGGTCTGGAGCTGCCGGTCTGGCACAGGGGCTGCAGCTGGGCCCTCATCAAAAGAGCCCTGACGGAACGCCTGAAGCACAGCGGGGGACAGACCCGGATGCCGCTCCCCACCGGCCTCGGCGTTGCAG AGATATTCAATGACACTAGTGAAGAGACTCTGGAAAGAGCGTACAAGCTGTGGGTCAGGGACTGCAGGACGGTGCTGGAAGAAGAACCAGCTGCCTTCTGA